In Nitrosococcus halophilus Nc 4, the genomic stretch GTAGCTAGCACGTAAAAAGCCAGTCGTCCCAAAGAAACGTTCTCCAACTCCTCCCTCAATATAGGTTCGCCGAGAAGGATTAAAGGATAATCCTACATTCCAGAAACTACCACTTGTATCCCCCCCCTCCTCTTGTCTTCTGAACGTATTGTCTTCATAACCCAATAACCCAAAAGCTGCTATCTTGTGGAAGAGACGTAACCGAAACCCTAAAAGATAATTGGCAAATCGGGTTCTTGGTGCCCCTTCCTGATGACGGTAGCGTTGATTAGCACTCAGCCTCCAACTCAAGCGATTGAAACGCGGACCGCTTTGCACCCATGCTGATATCTGATCCGTACTCGTATTGGAGAGTTCTTCTTCACCTAGGAAAACTTCTTGACGCTGGTAGCGCACCGCCGCCAAAGCACTCCTACCCCACTGCCATCGATAGCAAGGGGATAGCTGTAAAGTGATGACATCGGTAGTATTGCCTGTTGCAAAAACATTCCCTGTCCCGCCACCACTACCGAAGCCACTACTACCCATGCCGCCGCCACCCATGCCGCCGCCACCCAAGCCGCCGCCACCCAAGCCGCCGCCACCCAAGCCGCCGCCACCCAAGCCGCCGCCACCCAAGCCGCCGCCACCCAAGCCACCGCCACCCAAGCCGCCGCCACCCAAGCCACCGCCGCCGAAGCCGCCGCCACAGCCGCCGCCGCCGAAGCCGCCGCCACCGAAGCCACCGCCGCCGCCACCGCCTATCAGGCCCGCTGTCCCTAATGTGCTGCTTGGCGGTACAGCCCCAGAGGGGGAAACTAATGCTTGAAAAACCGTACTTCGGATGTCGAAAAAGAAGTGGCGTTCGATCAATTCGGCTGTGGCGGCGGCTTGGAGTTGGTGGAAGGTCGTATTTCGACTACTCTGTTCTGCATACAGAAGATTCTGCATGCGATAATTCGCTCTTAGCTTGAGATGGCTACCAATACCTTGTAAAGAGAAACCCGGAATAATCTGGGTAATAAATTCGTCCTGCTCCTCTCCAGAAGGCGCTAAAGTAACATTGTCTGTATAAACTTCCCCTACGCCGAATATAGGTATAAAGTTCCATTCCGCCGCATCAACGGGGGGATCGAAAAGTAAAAAAATCACCCCCCCAAGGCAGGCAAAATAATCCCGCGCACGCATCAAGGGAAGTTCCCGACACGTCTAAAATACCCAACAACACATTTACTGTCAGCCATCAAAGTAGCTACTGTAGTAATGGCCACCGTAATACTCATGACCTAAGGTTTGCCGATTCTTATTCATAAGCAGCCAGACTAACTTAGGCTGATCTAGTTGAGAAAGAGCTTCTTTGACTGCAGTCTGTGAGGTACGCCCGGCTTCGACGACTAACACAATTTGACCCATAAGATGAGCCAACGCGCTGGGTTGGCTGGCGGCTAGCAAAGGTGAGCTATCGACGATAATTATCCGCTCCGGATAGCGCCGAGAAACATCCTCTGCAAGCTCCGCCATCCGCTGACTAGCAAGAAGCTCTGTTGATCGGGAATGGGGTTCTCCCGCCCCCACGACACGAAGGTTAGCAATATCGGTGCGCACCATGACATCGGCCAAATCCAGGGTAGAGTCCATGAGCACGTCCACCAGGCCGGGTCTTCCCCTAAGGTTAAACGTACGGGTCAGCTCCGGCCTAACCACATCTGCATCTATTAAAAGGACAGTATGATTGTATTCCATTACGATACTCATGGCCAAATTGATTGAAGTAAAGGTTTTTCCTTCTCCCGATAGTGCGCTGGTCACCATAATCACGTTACTGTATTCATTGGAGGCGGCGCTATGATCAAGAGCTCTTTTCAAAAGGGGTCTCTTTATCATGCGATACTCTTCCGCAATTCGGCTTCGGGGCTCAGTCGGTACCACAAAACCCTTTTGGCTAAGCATCCGCAAATCTAGATGGAATCTCTGAGAACTTTTTTCTCCCTGGCCGACTGCTATACCGGGAGACGTTGAATCCTGATCCAGTGAATCCAATGCTAGAGTAGTATCAGAAGCGGACACATCCCCCTCGCGGGTCATGTTTTTCCGTTCCATCGCCCTCTCAATGCTACTCATAACTATGTTCCTTCGTCTTTTTTTCTATGGA encodes the following:
- a CDS encoding TIGR03016 family PEP-CTERM system-associated outer membrane protein, which produces MRARDYFACLGGVIFLLFDPPVDAAEWNFIPIFGVGEVYTDNVTLAPSGEEQDEFITQIIPGFSLQGIGSHLKLRANYRMQNLLYAEQSSRNTTFHQLQAAATAELIERHFFFDIRSTVFQALVSPSGAVPPSSTLGTAGLIGGGGGGGFGGGGFGGGGCGGGFGGGGLGGGGLGGGGLGGGGLGGGGLGGGGLGGGGLGGGGLGGGGMGGGGMGSSGFGSGGGTGNVFATGNTTDVITLQLSPCYRWQWGRSALAAVRYQRQEVFLGEEELSNTSTDQISAWVQSGPRFNRLSWRLSANQRYRHQEGAPRTRFANYLLGFRLRLFHKIAAFGLLGYEDNTFRRQEEGGDTSGSFWNVGLSFNPSRRTYIEGGVGERFFGTTGFLRASYGTRRSRLSATYSQSFFTSDQLLLEQPVFVLTDAFGNPVTDPTGDAVLVQLDQPAFTSETFLSTRITLSWAYQMGKSQVQLNTFQVKREFQEAGEDEKVKGVNAFWGWRIAPHTSAFLGGQWQNRTFQDSPRSDDIWYTSLALVHNFAEDWNLAVRYAYGLRDSTDDDVDYNVNLVTANVTVFF
- a CDS encoding XrtA-associated tyrosine autokinase, with amino-acid sequence MSSIERAMERKNMTREGDVSASDTTLALDSLDQDSTSPGIAVGQGEKSSQRFHLDLRMLSQKGFVVPTEPRSRIAEEYRMIKRPLLKRALDHSAASNEYSNVIMVTSALSGEGKTFTSINLAMSIVMEYNHTVLLIDADVVRPELTRTFNLRGRPGLVDVLMDSTLDLADVMVRTDIANLRVVGAGEPHSRSTELLASQRMAELAEDVSRRYPERIIIVDSSPLLAASQPSALAHLMGQIVLVVEAGRTSQTAVKEALSQLDQPKLVWLLMNKNRQTLGHEYYGGHYYSSYFDG